From the Nocardiopsis changdeensis genome, one window contains:
- a CDS encoding hydantoinase/oxoprolinase family protein, whose translation MSDPGTRPARDPVRVGIDVGGTFTDAVAVSATTFELLGQVKVPTSHDHEDGVAHGIMTALERLLAEVGVAADDVGFLAHGTTQATNALLEGDVATIGIVGVGSGLDGLAVGRLRSLGRLRLDSGHRLPVRYAALRRPDDPDAARAAVDAVVDAGADVVVAAEPFSVDDAEGERAVLEAAAARGVPATATHEITRLYGLTKRARTAALNAGVMPRMLQTADLVESSILKAGITAPLMVMRCDGGVMSLGEMRNRPLLTVLSGPAAGVAGALMGEKVSEGVFLETGGTSTDISVIRRGRVQIRHAELGGRETYLSALDVRTVGIGGGSVVRLGGGEGDGAAVLADVGPRSAHIAGLPYACFADPAELDGARLVRVAPLESDTADHAVLDNGTRRFALTVTCAANALGRVPEGDHARSDPRAARAALEPLARALGTDVAGAARAVLDKATERVEAVVEALIGDYGLDRSVAALVGGGGGAATVTPHLGERMGLTARIAAHSEVISPLGVALALVRESVERIIPGATHADVLAVRAEAEAAVVAQGADPDGVEVDVTVDPQRNLVTAVATGATELRTRDRTAAVAREQARAAAADSLGADAADLTEYAANGRYRVLGLVRRPQGPFGRLSRERRHIRVVDSEGVVRLHNGDAEVDTLVAGQAEGRLKDLVEERTSYGDGGAVPPAVWLLLGPKIADLSGVMDAGHLLALAGTEIARRAPDEEVVAIMERRR comes from the coding sequence ATGAGCGACCCGGGCACACGGCCGGCACGCGACCCCGTGCGCGTCGGCATCGACGTCGGCGGCACCTTCACCGACGCGGTGGCGGTCAGCGCCACGACCTTCGAACTCCTGGGCCAGGTCAAGGTGCCCACCAGCCACGACCACGAGGACGGGGTCGCGCACGGCATCATGACCGCCCTGGAGCGCCTGCTGGCGGAGGTCGGCGTGGCCGCCGACGACGTCGGCTTCCTCGCCCACGGCACCACCCAGGCCACCAACGCCCTGCTGGAGGGCGACGTGGCGACCATCGGCATCGTCGGCGTCGGCTCCGGCCTCGACGGCCTGGCCGTCGGGCGGCTGCGCTCGCTGGGCAGGCTGCGCCTGGACTCCGGGCACCGGCTGCCCGTCCGCTACGCCGCCCTGCGCCGCCCCGACGACCCGGACGCCGCCCGGGCCGCCGTCGACGCCGTGGTGGACGCGGGCGCGGACGTGGTCGTCGCCGCCGAGCCCTTCAGCGTCGACGACGCCGAGGGGGAGCGGGCGGTCCTGGAGGCGGCGGCCGCCCGCGGGGTGCCCGCCACCGCCACCCACGAGATCACCCGGCTCTACGGCCTCACCAAGCGCGCCCGCACCGCCGCGCTCAACGCCGGGGTCATGCCGCGCATGCTCCAGACCGCCGACCTGGTCGAGAGCAGCATCCTCAAGGCCGGGATCACCGCACCGCTCATGGTCATGCGCTGCGACGGCGGAGTGATGTCCCTGGGGGAGATGCGCAACCGGCCCCTGCTCACCGTGCTGTCCGGCCCCGCGGCCGGGGTCGCGGGGGCGCTCATGGGGGAGAAGGTCAGCGAGGGCGTCTTCCTGGAGACCGGCGGCACCTCCACCGACATCAGCGTCATCCGCCGCGGCCGCGTCCAGATCAGGCACGCCGAACTGGGCGGCCGGGAGACCTACCTGTCGGCCCTGGACGTGCGCACCGTCGGCATCGGCGGCGGGTCCGTCGTCCGCCTGGGCGGCGGGGAGGGCGACGGGGCCGCGGTCCTGGCCGACGTCGGCCCGCGCAGCGCGCACATCGCCGGGCTGCCCTACGCCTGCTTCGCCGACCCCGCCGAACTCGACGGCGCCCGGCTGGTCCGCGTCGCCCCGCTGGAGTCCGACACCGCCGACCACGCCGTGCTGGACAACGGCACCCGGCGCTTCGCCCTCACCGTCACCTGCGCGGCCAATGCCCTGGGCCGGGTGCCCGAGGGCGACCACGCGCGGTCCGACCCCCGGGCCGCCCGCGCCGCCCTGGAACCGCTGGCCCGCGCCCTGGGCACCGACGTGGCCGGGGCCGCCCGGGCGGTCCTGGACAAGGCGACCGAACGCGTCGAGGCCGTGGTGGAGGCGCTGATCGGCGACTACGGCCTGGACCGGTCGGTGGCCGCCCTGGTCGGCGGCGGGGGAGGCGCCGCCACCGTCACCCCGCACCTGGGCGAGCGCATGGGCCTCACCGCCCGCATCGCCGCGCACAGCGAGGTGATCAGCCCGCTGGGCGTCGCCCTCGCCCTGGTCCGGGAGTCCGTCGAGCGCATCATCCCCGGCGCCACCCACGCCGACGTCCTGGCGGTGCGCGCCGAGGCCGAGGCGGCCGTGGTCGCCCAGGGCGCCGACCCCGACGGGGTGGAGGTCGACGTCACCGTCGACCCGCAGCGCAACCTCGTCACCGCCGTGGCCACCGGCGCCACCGAGCTGCGCACCAGGGACCGCACCGCCGCCGTCGCCCGGGAGCAGGCCCGCGCCGCGGCGGCCGACAGCCTCGGCGCCGACGCCGCCGACCTCACCGAGTACGCCGCCAACGGGCGCTACCGGGTGCTCGGCCTGGTGCGCAGGCCCCAGGGCCCGTTCGGGCGCCTGTCCCGCGAACGCCGGCACATCCGGGTCGTCGACAGCGAGGGCGTGGTGCGCCTGCACAACGGCGACGCCGAGGTGGACACCCTGGTCGCCGGGCAGGCCGAGGGCCGCCTCAAGGACCTGGTCGAGGAGCGCACCTCCTACGGCGACGGCGGGGCCGTCCCGCCCGCCGTCTGGCTGCTGCTCGGCCCCAAGATCGCGGACCTGTCGGGGGTCATGGACGCCGGGCACCTGCTGGCGCTGGCCGGGACGGAGATCGCCCGGCGCGCCCCCGACGAGGAGGTCGTCGCGATCATGGAGCGGCGCCGATGA
- a CDS encoding FAD-dependent oxidoreductase encodes MTESRTEILVVGAGLGGVAAALAAADSGRRVVLTEPTDWIGGQLTSQAVPPDENPWIEKFGATASYRRLREGIRDHYRRVYPLRAEAAAARTLNPGAGRVSKLCHEPRVALAVLEEMIAPHRSAGRITVLERHRPVAALTDGGRVLAVTLRDAEGGEHTVHADYVLDATEDGDLLPLAGIDHVTGAEARSEHGEPHAPQTADPTNLQGITYCFAVSHHEGEDHTIDRPEMYGFWRSYRPDFWPGPLLGFQAPDPRTLEPVARTFAPNPDTDPLAVDADQSADAGDKELWGFRRILARRLHRPGAFDSDITLANWPLNDYWLTPALEIEGLVDAATVRRAHEEARQLSLSVLYWLQTEAPRPDGGTGFPGLRPRPDVTGAELGLAKAAYVRESRRIRAVTTVTEHDVSLDIRGPHGILRRHDSVGVGSYRIDLHPSTGGDNYIDIASVPFEIPLGALLPRQETNLLPAAKNIGTTHITNGCFRLHPVEWNIGEAAGRLAAFALDHDTTPHAVHAKDELLERFTALLDRTGVERHWPDVRGY; translated from the coding sequence ATGACCGAGAGCAGAACCGAGATCCTCGTCGTCGGCGCCGGACTGGGCGGTGTCGCCGCCGCCCTGGCGGCCGCCGACTCCGGCCGCAGGGTCGTCCTGACCGAGCCGACCGACTGGATCGGCGGGCAGCTCACCTCCCAGGCCGTCCCCCCGGACGAGAACCCCTGGATCGAGAAGTTCGGCGCCACCGCCTCCTACCGCCGCCTGCGCGAGGGCATCCGCGACCACTACCGCCGCGTCTACCCGCTGCGCGCCGAGGCCGCCGCCGCGCGCACCCTCAACCCGGGGGCGGGCCGCGTCAGCAAGCTCTGCCACGAGCCGCGCGTCGCCCTGGCGGTCCTGGAGGAGATGATCGCCCCGCACCGCTCGGCCGGGCGGATCACCGTCCTGGAGCGGCACCGACCGGTCGCCGCGCTCACCGACGGCGGCCGCGTGCTGGCCGTGACCCTGCGCGACGCCGAGGGCGGCGAGCACACCGTCCACGCCGACTACGTGCTGGACGCCACCGAGGACGGCGACCTGCTGCCGCTGGCCGGGATCGACCACGTCACCGGGGCCGAGGCACGCTCCGAGCACGGCGAGCCGCACGCCCCGCAGACCGCCGACCCGACCAACCTCCAGGGCATCACCTACTGCTTCGCGGTCTCGCACCACGAGGGCGAGGACCACACCATCGACCGGCCGGAGATGTACGGCTTCTGGCGGTCCTACCGCCCGGACTTCTGGCCCGGCCCGCTGCTGGGCTTCCAGGCCCCGGACCCGCGCACCCTGGAGCCCGTCGCGCGCACCTTCGCGCCCAACCCCGACACCGACCCCCTGGCGGTCGACGCCGACCAGAGCGCCGACGCGGGGGACAAGGAGCTGTGGGGGTTCCGCCGCATCCTGGCCCGCCGGCTGCACCGGCCCGGCGCCTTCGACTCCGACATCACCCTCGCCAACTGGCCGCTCAACGACTACTGGCTCACCCCGGCCCTGGAGATCGAGGGGCTGGTGGACGCCGCCACCGTCCGCCGGGCCCACGAGGAGGCCCGCCAGCTGTCCCTGTCGGTCCTGTACTGGCTCCAGACCGAGGCCCCGCGGCCGGACGGCGGCACCGGGTTCCCGGGGCTGCGGCCCCGCCCAGACGTCACCGGTGCCGAACTCGGCCTGGCCAAGGCCGCCTACGTGCGCGAGTCGCGGCGCATCCGGGCGGTCACCACCGTCACCGAGCACGACGTGTCCCTGGACATCCGCGGCCCGCACGGCATCCTGCGCCGGCACGACTCGGTGGGCGTCGGCAGCTACCGGATCGACCTGCACCCCTCCACCGGCGGCGACAACTACATCGACATCGCCAGCGTGCCCTTCGAGATCCCGCTGGGGGCGCTGCTGCCGCGGCAGGAGACCAACCTGCTGCCCGCCGCCAAGAACATCGGCACCACGCACATCACCAACGGCTGCTTCCGCCTGCACCCCGTCGAGTGGAACATCGGCGAGGCCGCCGGGCGGCTGGCCGCCTTCGCCCTGGACCACGACACCACCCCGCACGCGGTGCACGCCAAGGACGAGCTCCTGGAGCGGTTCACCGCCCTGCTGGACCGCACCGGCGTCGAGCGCCACTGGCCCGACGTCCGCGGCTACTGA
- a CDS encoding LacI family DNA-binding transcriptional regulator, whose amino-acid sequence MENTRQPAARGRRRPRQSDIARAAGVSQTTVSLVLRGTTVGMSLARETRQRVLDAAERLGYVPDPVATRLASAANAMLGLYTFSTTFPTDVAHSYYPVLVGVEEEAAAQGQDLILFTGSSRAGTGADDPAAVRRVRVADGCLFFGRHVPDEPIRHLVEDGFPFVYIGRRDEPDVPYVGADYVSASAAVLDRLAAAGHRNIRYLREHDQAPASTDREEGVLRGARAAGAGTAGLVVRTDGTDLDALLAAWLADGVTAVVVEQTDTGAALSGLGAAIERAGLRCPRDLSLAVLGAPVGARGRAPGGGAVFSGFDVPMREMGRDAVRLLLRLIAGEEGLRTRRLLPCEPVGGGTIAAPRPR is encoded by the coding sequence GTGGAGAACACTCGACAGCCCGCTGCCAGGGGACGGCGCAGGCCGCGCCAGTCCGACATCGCGCGGGCGGCCGGCGTCTCCCAGACCACGGTCTCCCTCGTCCTGCGCGGCACCACCGTGGGCATGTCCCTGGCGCGGGAGACGCGCCAGCGGGTCCTGGACGCCGCCGAGCGGCTCGGGTACGTGCCCGACCCCGTCGCCACCCGCCTGGCCTCGGCCGCCAACGCCATGCTCGGCCTCTACACCTTCAGCACCACCTTCCCCACCGACGTGGCGCACTCCTACTACCCGGTCCTGGTCGGGGTGGAGGAGGAGGCCGCCGCCCAGGGCCAGGACCTCATCCTGTTCACCGGCTCCTCCCGGGCCGGGACCGGGGCGGACGACCCCGCCGCGGTGCGGCGGGTGCGGGTCGCCGACGGCTGCCTGTTCTTCGGCCGCCACGTGCCCGACGAACCGATCCGGCACCTGGTCGAGGACGGCTTCCCCTTCGTCTACATCGGCCGCCGCGACGAACCCGACGTCCCCTACGTGGGCGCCGACTACGTCTCGGCCTCGGCCGCCGTGCTGGACCGGCTCGCCGCCGCCGGGCACCGGAACATCCGCTACCTGCGCGAACACGACCAGGCCCCGGCCTCCACCGACCGCGAGGAGGGCGTGCTGCGCGGCGCCCGCGCCGCCGGGGCCGGCACCGCCGGCCTGGTGGTGCGCACCGACGGCACCGACCTCGACGCCCTGCTGGCCGCCTGGCTCGCCGACGGCGTCACCGCGGTCGTCGTCGAGCAGACCGACACCGGCGCCGCCCTGTCGGGGCTGGGCGCCGCCATCGAGCGCGCCGGGCTGCGCTGCCCGCGGGACCTCTCCCTGGCCGTGCTCGGGGCGCCGGTCGGCGCCCGCGGCCGGGCGCCCGGGGGAGGCGCGGTGTTCAGCGGGTTCGACGTGCCGATGCGCGAGATGGGCCGCGACGCGGTCCGCCTGCTGCTGCGCCTGATCGCCGGCGAGGAGGGGCTGCGGACCCGGAGGCTGCTGCCCTGCGAACCGGTCGGGGGCGGCACCATCGCCGCCCCGCGCCCGCGGTGA
- a CDS encoding GAF domain-containing sensor histidine kinase: MSREHLGSLLDAVVTIGGGLDLQNTLRRIVQAAMALSGARYGAIEVIGDGGRPEQFIPIGPDATEVACTEHGPGGSGLVGPVSVTGPARRVYDMSDAPRSRGFPAGHPHMSTRLRAPIRVGGKMFGNLYLTEKRGGDRFDENDESAVTALASAAGPAIENARLHEQAHHRELGLRASEEMTTRLLRGEGADKVLFRVVERACLMVDADVAAMAAPDDSGRHMAVRAASGVGAEALLERRMAVEGPPAGRAQVCAEPVITDISSDPIVSPLFGDLGIGPVLLIPLGGASPMRGLLCVGRKSGAEQFSPSAARILHTFIGHAASALESSRARADNERLVVLEDRDRIASQMHEIVIQRLSAVALSLSGVTNRVDTPLVSKRVRQAVDDIDATIHRIRSAIFALTGHETEQEHGRLCDRIMDEIGVAASRLGFTPELAMEGVLDDRIPDRIADEAVAVLREVMSNVALEAVASRVAVLVVVNGGLKVEVVDDGTGVPRVDRRAGLRHLSEHAAELGGTFDVDNVPEGGTVVTWTVPMGGKEPLPAQPPPVSG; encoded by the coding sequence ATGAGCCGTGAACACCTCGGTTCCCTGCTGGACGCCGTCGTCACAATCGGTGGCGGACTCGACCTACAGAACACATTGCGGCGGATCGTCCAAGCCGCGATGGCCCTCTCCGGGGCACGTTACGGTGCGATCGAGGTGATCGGGGACGGCGGTCGGCCGGAACAGTTCATCCCGATCGGCCCCGATGCCACCGAGGTCGCCTGTACCGAGCACGGGCCAGGGGGCAGCGGCCTGGTCGGCCCGGTCTCCGTCACCGGTCCTGCCCGGCGTGTATACGACATGTCCGACGCCCCCCGGTCTCGCGGATTCCCGGCAGGGCACCCGCACATGAGTACTCGTCTGCGAGCGCCGATCCGGGTAGGGGGGAAGATGTTCGGCAACCTCTATCTCACCGAGAAACGCGGGGGCGACCGCTTCGACGAGAACGATGAGTCAGCGGTCACGGCGCTCGCCTCGGCAGCGGGTCCGGCCATCGAGAACGCCCGCCTTCACGAGCAGGCACACCACCGTGAATTGGGATTGAGGGCATCCGAAGAGATGACCACGCGTTTACTGAGAGGTGAGGGAGCCGACAAGGTACTTTTCCGGGTCGTCGAACGGGCCTGTCTGATGGTCGACGCGGACGTCGCCGCCATGGCCGCCCCCGACGACTCCGGCCGGCACATGGCCGTGCGCGCTGCGAGCGGTGTGGGAGCCGAGGCACTACTGGAACGCAGAATGGCCGTCGAGGGACCGCCGGCCGGTCGGGCCCAGGTTTGCGCGGAGCCGGTGATCACCGATATCTCTTCGGATCCGATCGTATCCCCCTTGTTCGGTGACCTGGGGATAGGTCCCGTCCTGCTGATACCGCTGGGCGGCGCGTCCCCGATGCGCGGTCTTCTGTGCGTGGGCAGGAAGTCGGGAGCGGAGCAGTTCTCTCCTTCCGCGGCCCGGATCCTGCACACCTTCATCGGACATGCCGCGAGCGCTTTGGAGTCGAGCCGGGCCCGGGCGGACAACGAGCGTCTCGTAGTGCTGGAGGACCGGGACCGTATAGCCAGCCAAATGCACGAGATCGTGATCCAGAGGCTGTCCGCCGTGGCTCTCTCTTTGAGTGGGGTGACGAACCGTGTCGACACTCCGCTCGTCTCGAAGCGGGTCCGGCAGGCGGTGGACGACATCGACGCCACCATCCACCGTATACGGTCGGCCATCTTCGCCCTGACCGGACATGAGACGGAACAGGAGCACGGACGGCTGTGCGACCGCATCATGGACGAGATCGGCGTTGCCGCCTCCCGGCTCGGCTTCACCCCGGAGTTGGCGATGGAGGGGGTGCTCGACGACCGGATTCCGGACCGGATCGCGGACGAGGCCGTCGCGGTTCTACGGGAGGTCATGTCGAACGTCGCACTGGAGGCCGTGGCCAGTCGGGTGGCAGTGCTGGTCGTAGTGAACGGTGGTTTGAAGGTCGAAGTCGTCGATGACGGTACCGGTGTCCCCCGGGTCGACCGACGTGCCGGACTGAGGCACCTGTCCGAACACGCGGCGGAGCTCGGCGGCACATTCGACGTCGACAACGTTCCCGAAGGGGGCACCGTTGTGACGTGGACGGTGCCGATGGGTGGGAAGGAGCCGCTTCCTGCTCAGCCACCTCCCGTGTCGGGATGA
- a CDS encoding zinc-dependent alcohol dehydrogenase family protein has translation MDAWAVIDPGPISTRPLRRVRRRVPVPRGRELRIEVSACAVCRTDLHLAEGDLPPRAPGTVPGHEVVGRVDARGPEADLYEPGDRVGVAWLASTCGKCRYCRSGDENLCPESTYTGWDRDGGFAPYLTADERFVHPLPPGSADPEVAPLLCAGIIGYRALQRAELPDRGVLGLYGFGASAHLAAQVALSRGAIVHVMTRSRRARTLALELGCHSASGAYEPPPEPLDSAILFAPVGALVPVALRALDRGGTLAIAGIHLSEIPPIDYDHDLFQERSLRSVTANTRADAREFLELVSHIDLSVATTPYPFDAADRALADLSADRVRGAAVLRS, from the coding sequence ATGGACGCCTGGGCCGTGATCGACCCCGGCCCGATCTCTACTCGGCCACTGCGTCGGGTGCGGCGCCGGGTTCCCGTGCCCCGCGGCCGCGAACTGCGCATAGAGGTGTCGGCGTGCGCAGTCTGCAGGACCGACCTGCACCTCGCTGAGGGCGACCTGCCGCCCCGCGCACCGGGCACGGTCCCCGGGCACGAGGTTGTGGGACGGGTCGACGCCCGTGGTCCGGAGGCGGACCTGTACGAACCGGGGGACCGGGTGGGAGTGGCCTGGCTCGCCTCCACCTGCGGTAAGTGCCGCTACTGCAGGAGCGGTGACGAGAACCTGTGCCCGGAATCGACCTACACCGGTTGGGACCGCGACGGGGGTTTCGCCCCTTACCTGACAGCGGACGAGCGGTTCGTACACCCACTTCCGCCCGGGTCGGCGGACCCGGAGGTCGCACCCCTGCTGTGCGCGGGCATCATCGGCTACCGCGCCCTGCAGAGGGCCGAACTGCCGGACAGGGGCGTACTGGGGCTCTACGGGTTCGGCGCCTCCGCGCACCTGGCCGCCCAGGTCGCCCTCTCCCGGGGAGCGATCGTGCATGTGATGACGAGGTCCCGTCGGGCACGCACGCTCGCGCTGGAACTGGGCTGCCATTCCGCCTCCGGGGCCTATGAACCACCGCCCGAACCCCTGGACTCGGCCATTCTGTTCGCACCCGTGGGAGCTCTGGTGCCTGTGGCCCTCCGGGCACTGGACCGCGGCGGAACACTCGCCATCGCGGGGATACACCTGTCCGAGATCCCTCCGATCGACTATGACCACGACCTTTTCCAGGAGAGGTCGTTGCGCAGCGTCACCGCGAACACCCGGGCCGACGCCCGGGAGTTCCTCGAACTGGTGTCACATATCGACCTGTCAGTGGCCACCACCCCTTATCCGTTCGACGCCGCCGACCGGGCCCTGGCCGACCTCTCCGCCGACCGGGTGCGCGGAGCCGCCGTACTCCGGTCGTGA
- a CDS encoding HAD family hydrolase: MDTDRETGLPLDRVRAVVLDTDGVITDTASVHAAAWKRVFDAFLVQRARDESARFRPFDLRDDYLRYVDGRSRADGARAFLASRGVHLPQEPVPGHPETVTVALLTDRKDRHFQALVTRYGVRAFPGTVQFVKALRSAGVPAAAVSASLNCAKVLRAAHVEDLFDVRVDGVDAVRLGLPGKPDPALFLEAVRRLGAAPTRSAVVEDALAGVEAGRRGGFGLIIGVDRTGMRAEMSQHGAHVVVTDLAELLPVHRMRSH; this comes from the coding sequence ATGGACACCGATCGGGAAACCGGCCTCCCACTCGACCGTGTACGCGCGGTAGTACTGGACACGGACGGTGTCATCACCGATACCGCCTCTGTGCACGCCGCGGCCTGGAAACGCGTTTTCGACGCTTTTCTGGTCCAGCGCGCCCGCGACGAGTCCGCGCGCTTCCGTCCCTTCGACCTGAGAGACGACTATCTGCGTTACGTGGACGGTCGATCGCGCGCCGACGGAGCCCGAGCGTTCCTCGCCTCCCGTGGTGTGCACCTGCCCCAGGAGCCGGTCCCGGGACATCCTGAGACCGTGACGGTGGCGTTGTTGACCGATCGCAAGGACCGTCACTTCCAGGCCCTCGTGACGAGATACGGTGTGCGGGCCTTCCCGGGCACGGTGCAGTTCGTCAAGGCCCTGCGCTCCGCCGGCGTCCCGGCGGCCGCCGTCTCCGCGAGCCTCAACTGCGCCAAGGTGTTGCGGGCCGCGCATGTCGAAGACCTCTTCGACGTTCGTGTCGACGGCGTCGACGCGGTACGCCTGGGCCTGCCCGGCAAACCCGACCCCGCGCTGTTCCTGGAAGCAGTCCGGCGCCTGGGGGCCGCTCCAACGCGGTCGGCCGTGGTGGAAGATGCCCTGGCCGGGGTGGAGGCCGGTCGTCGCGGCGGTTTCGGGCTGATCATCGGGGTAGACCGCACCGGTATGCGAGCGGAGATGTCGCAGCACGGGGCGCATGTCGTGGTGACCGACCTCGCCGAACTCCTGCCGGTACACCGGATGCGCTCACACTGA
- a CDS encoding heavy metal translocating P-type ATPase, translating to MGPGERDGRPLPSGPTVLLAVCLTGLAAGVVLRLSGLAAPSDAVWLAVTAVAAVASAVWVVRTLRERRPGVDVIALLALVGSALVGELLAGAVIAVMLTGGRMLEDRAGRRARRDLSALLARAPRAAHRIDGGGEVATVPVEEVRPGDLLLVRPGEILPVDGRVTYGTAVVDESAVTGEPLPVERAADQDVRGGTVNAGGPFRMRATTDSRASAFAAIVRLAREAEAHTAPFVRMADRYAVVFLPVTLLLTGAAWWMSGDPVRAVAVLVVATPCPLILAAPIAFTSGMSRAARRGVIVRSGAALERLARARVLLFDKTGTVTEGRPVLVRAVSEDGVSSEEVLRLAASLDQVSPHVLAAAIVHAAKERGLDLRHPEGAEEVLGRGVRGTVGGRPVRVGKADWAAAGDTLPGWVDPVRAEAARDGAVTVFVGVDDRLGGVLLLRDRLRADAPRTLRLLRLAGVERAVMVTGDRGDVAERIAAHVGADALYAGQSPTDKTEVVRAESAKAPTVMVGDGVNDAPALAAADVGVALGARGSTASSETADVVITVDRLSRVAESMAIARRTRAIALQSVVVGMLLSAVAMVAAAFGLLPPTAGALVQEGIDVAVILNALRALSGGRRGLGPELRGDDAELIRELQEEHIRLWPGIEALVPAAEILVGGGEDERAAAVAGLRGFLGELSAHEQRDEQLLYPRVADALGGPDTTAAMSREHTEIAELTRRLRAALDEADDAPKGADDARRYAARVAVELYAVLRLHFAQEEEGFHVLAAPGEVPRDG from the coding sequence ATGGGACCTGGAGAACGCGACGGGCGCCCGCTCCCGAGCGGCCCGACCGTGCTGCTGGCCGTATGCCTGACCGGTCTTGCCGCCGGCGTCGTCCTGCGCCTGTCCGGCCTGGCCGCCCCCTCCGACGCGGTCTGGCTGGCGGTCACCGCCGTGGCCGCTGTCGCCTCGGCCGTGTGGGTGGTGCGGACCCTGCGGGAGCGCAGGCCCGGCGTCGACGTGATCGCCCTCCTGGCGCTGGTCGGGTCCGCGCTGGTCGGGGAACTCCTCGCGGGTGCGGTCATCGCCGTTATGCTCACCGGCGGCCGGATGCTGGAGGACCGGGCCGGGCGCCGGGCCCGCCGGGACCTGAGCGCCCTGCTCGCCCGGGCGCCGCGCGCCGCACACCGGATCGACGGCGGCGGTGAGGTGGCCACCGTCCCCGTCGAGGAGGTGCGCCCCGGGGACCTGCTACTGGTCCGTCCGGGCGAGATACTGCCCGTGGACGGGCGCGTCACGTACGGGACGGCCGTGGTGGACGAGTCGGCGGTCACCGGGGAACCGCTCCCCGTTGAACGGGCGGCGGACCAGGACGTGCGCGGCGGGACCGTCAACGCCGGCGGTCCTTTCCGGATGCGGGCGACCACCGACTCCCGGGCGAGCGCGTTCGCGGCCATCGTCCGGCTGGCCCGCGAGGCCGAGGCGCACACCGCGCCGTTCGTGCGGATGGCCGACCGCTACGCCGTGGTCTTCCTTCCGGTCACCCTGCTGCTGACCGGGGCGGCCTGGTGGATGTCGGGCGACCCCGTGAGGGCGGTCGCGGTGCTGGTCGTGGCCACGCCCTGCCCGCTCATCCTCGCCGCTCCCATCGCCTTCACCTCGGGGATGTCGCGTGCGGCCCGGCGCGGGGTCATCGTGCGCAGCGGTGCCGCGCTGGAACGGCTGGCGCGCGCCCGGGTGCTGCTCTTCGACAAGACCGGCACCGTCACCGAGGGGCGTCCGGTGCTGGTCCGCGCGGTCTCAGAGGACGGGGTGTCCTCCGAGGAGGTCCTGCGCCTGGCCGCCTCCCTGGACCAGGTGTCCCCCCACGTGCTGGCCGCGGCGATCGTGCACGCGGCCAAGGAGCGCGGTCTGGACCTGCGCCACCCCGAGGGCGCCGAGGAGGTCCTGGGCCGCGGCGTCCGCGGTACGGTCGGCGGCCGCCCGGTGCGTGTGGGCAAGGCCGACTGGGCCGCGGCCGGGGACACCCTTCCAGGCTGGGTGGATCCCGTCCGCGCGGAGGCGGCGCGCGACGGGGCGGTCACCGTGTTCGTGGGTGTGGACGACCGCCTGGGCGGTGTCCTGCTGCTGCGCGACCGGCTGCGGGCGGACGCCCCGCGCACCCTGCGGCTGCTGCGCCTGGCCGGGGTCGAGCGCGCGGTGATGGTCACCGGTGACCGGGGGGACGTCGCCGAGCGGATCGCCGCGCACGTGGGCGCGGACGCCCTGTACGCCGGGCAGTCCCCGACCGACAAGACCGAGGTGGTGCGCGCCGAGAGCGCGAAGGCCCCCACCGTCATGGTCGGTGACGGGGTCAACGACGCGCCGGCCCTGGCCGCGGCTGACGTCGGTGTGGCACTCGGAGCGCGCGGCTCCACCGCCTCCTCCGAGACCGCCGACGTGGTGATCACCGTGGACCGGCTCTCCCGGGTGGCCGAGAGCATGGCGATCGCCCGCCGCACGCGGGCGATCGCACTCCAGAGCGTGGTGGTGGGGATGCTCCTGTCGGCGGTGGCGATGGTCGCGGCCGCGTTCGGGCTGCTGCCGCCGACGGCGGGGGCGCTGGTCCAGGAGGGGATCGACGTCGCGGTGATCCTCAACGCCCTGCGGGCGCTCTCGGGAGGGCGCCGCGGGCTCGGCCCCGAACTGCGCGGGGACGACGCCGAGCTGATCCGCGAGCTCCAAGAGGAGCACATCCGGCTGTGGCCGGGGATCGAGGCGCTGGTGCCGGCCGCGGAGATCCTCGTCGGAGGCGGGGAGGACGAGCGGGCCGCGGCGGTCGCGGGCCTGCGCGGGTTCCTCGGCGAGCTGTCCGCCCACGAGCAGCGTGACGAGCAGCTGCTCTACCCGAGGGTCGCCGACGCCTTGGGCGGACCGGACACCACCGCGGCGATGAGTCGGGAGCACACGGAGATCGCGGAGCTGACCCGCCGCCTGCGCGCCGCGCTGGACGAGGCCGATGACGCTCCGAAGGGCGCAGACGACGCACGCCGGTACGCGGCGCGGGTCGCCGTCGAGCTCTATGCGGTCCTGCGCCTGCACTTCGCCCAGGAGGAGGAGGGCTTCCACGTGCTGGCCGCGCCGGGGGAGGTCCCGCGGGACGGGTGA